One genomic window of Fusarium verticillioides 7600 chromosome 2, whole genome shotgun sequence includes the following:
- a CDS encoding survival factor 1: protein MFNWAKQQLANVAGTQEPIYGPSAIKSVATEAEKTPYTEISRNDLKWQAMDSTSVETHTFYVFGDNGQIALAQLIYSNVAGIRTTCQFNAKVFSSDPSKPHLWASTPLSNHDFNEDKTSFYADDCAIELSEDGTYYTIKSMNDPNAIVNLKITRSTPGFQAGTTGTTLYGTDMANPWGSMRHAFWPRCVSEGTITTKDGPMDFKGKAFFAYALQGMKPHHAASRWNFLNFQGPTYSAVLMEFTSTPSYGSTLVNVGGIVKDGEIVIGGVDNTATHTQVKKDSENDWPEPSDAKYTWAGKTKDGKAVEASVEGSLGERVDRVDVMAEVPGFVKTIVAAAAGTKPYIYQYHPKLSLKLKIGDEEIVEEGTIFTEATFIS from the exons atgttcaacTGGGCCAAGCAACA ACTGGCCAATGTCGCCGGCACTCAGGAGCCTATCTACGGCCCCTCTGCCATCAAGTCTGTCGCTacagaggctgagaagactCCATACACCGAGATCTCTCGAAATGACCTGAAGTGGCAAGCCATGGACTCTACTTCTGTTGAGACACACACCTTTTACGTCTTTGGCGACAACGGTCAAATCGCCCTTGCTCAGCTTATCTATAGTAACGTAGC TGGCATCCGAACAACCTGCCAGTTCAACGCAAAGGTCTTCAGCTCAGACCCTTCCAAGCCCCACCTCTGGGCCTCTACACCCCTCAGCAACCACGACTTCAACGAGGACAAGACGAGTTTCTACGCCGACGACTGCGCGATCGAGCTGTCCGAGGATGGCACCTACTACACCATCAAGAGCATGAACGACCCCAACgccatcgtcaacctcaagatcaccCGCTCCACACCTGGTTTCCAGGCCGGAACCACAGGAACAACTCTGTACGGTACAGACATGGCGAACCCGTGGGGATCTATGCGACACGCCTTCTGGCCTCGCTGTGTTTCTGAGGGTACCATCACCACAAAGGACGGCCCCATGGAtttcaagggcaaggcctTCTTCGCTTACGCCCTTCAGGGCATGAAGCCGCACCACGCTGCATCTCGATGGAACTTTCTTAACTTTCAGGGTCCCACCTATTCAGCTGTGCTGATGGAGTTCACCAGCACTCCCTCGTACGGCTCTACCCTCGTCAACGTGGGTGGtattgtcaaggatggcgaGATTGTCATCGGCGGCGTCGACAACACGGCCACGCACACtcaggtcaagaaggattcAGAGAACGACTGGCCTGAGCCGAGCGACGCCAAGTACACCTGGGCCGGAAAGACCAAGGACGGAAAAGCCGTCGAGGCCTCGGTCGAGGGATCTCTCGGGGAGAGGGTTGATAGAGTTGACGTCATGGCCGAAGTCCCCGGGTTCGTCAAGACGATTGTCGCAGCTGCAGCTGGCACAAAGCCATACATCTATCAG TACCATCCCAAGCTCTccctgaagctgaagattggagatgaggagatcgtCGAGGAGGGCACCATCTTTACCGAAGCTACCTTCATCTCATGA
- a CDS encoding histone H4 produces the protein MPTVPTRGGPSRAQATYTGGKVLPYQKKGQAVRGASGKTVLSGRRHRKILRDSIKGVTKPAIRRLARRGGVKRISADIYDEVRAAAKSRLEQILQMCVIYVEYRNAKTVTVHDVIHSLSRFGRPIYGFDPDTYDGQNKPKA, from the exons ATGCCTACGGTACCTACCCGAGGCGGTCCTTCGAGGGCGCAAGCTACGTACACGGGGGGAAAGGTCTTGCCTTATCAAAAGAAAGGTCAGGCTGTTCGTGGCGCTTCTGGGAAGACGGTCCTTAGTGGTCGTCGCCATCG CAAGATCCTTCGAGACTCAATTAAAGGAGTCA CCAAGCCCGCTATCCG CCGTCTAGCGCGCCGAGGAGGTGTGAAGCGTATTTCCGCTGACATCTATGATGAGGTCCGAGCTGCAGCCAAGTCACGGCTTGAACAG ATCCTCCAAATGTGTGTTATATACGTTGAGTATAGAAACGCCAAAACCGTGACCGTTCACGAT GTCATTCACAGTCTCTCCAGGTTCGGCCGACCCATTTATGGGTTTGACCCAGACACATACGATGGCCAGAACAAACCCAAGGCCTAA
- a CDS encoding histone H4: MPTVPTRGGPSRAQATYTGGKVLPYQKKGQAVRGASGKTVLSGRRHRKILRDSIKGVTKPAIRRLARRGGVKRISADIYDEVRAAAKSRLEQILQMCVIYVEYRNAKTVTVHDVSFLHWLPQLKSTH, from the exons ATGCCTACGGTACCTACCCGAGGCGGTCCTTCGAGGGCGCAAGCTACGTACACGGGGGGAAAGGTCTTGCCTTATCAAAAGAAAGGTCAGGCTGTTCGTGGCGCTTCTGGGAAGACGGTCCTTAGTGGTCGTCGCCATCG CAAGATCCTTCGAGACTCAATTAAAGGAGTCA CCAAGCCCGCTATCCG CCGTCTAGCGCGCCGAGGAGGTGTGAAGCGTATTTCCGCTGACATCTATGATGAGGTCCGAGCTGCAGCCAAGTCACGGCTTGAACAG ATCCTCCAAATGTGTGTTATATACGTTGAGTATAGAAACGCCAAAACCGTGACCGTTCACGATGTGAGTTTCTTGCACTGGCTGCCACAGTTAAAGAGCACCCACTGA
- a CDS encoding hypothetical protein (At least one base has a quality score < 10): protein MKITQLWYYPIKGLRGIQVESAKLGPQGLQYDRRFMLYKIEKSGDFSKIQLSGHPECSLFAQEVVGDKIRVKYLIPEEPLVPWKPEQDTVLEVPIEPDINELAKADVSLHQSRVIAYRMGPKYDAWFTACFGFDTALVFIGDGRRPVLGTFSPKSQATPPSWPMLLLNHLLGKKATEDDWITFTDCAPYLFTTEESLNNVKARLSTCDVE from the exons ATGAAGATTACTCAG CTTTGGTACTATCCTATCAAAGGACTTCGAGGTATTCAAGTCGAGTCGGCCAAATTAGGCCCACAAGGGCTTCAATATGACCGTCGTTTTATGCTTTATAAGATCGAGAAGTCGGGCGACTTCAGCAAGATTCAATTGTCTGGTCACCCAGAATGCAGCCTTTTCGCACAAGAAGTCGTTGGCGACAAGATCCGGGTCAAGTACCTGATTCCAGAAGAACCGCTTGTGCCATGGAAACCAGAGCAGGACACTGTCCTTGAAGTCCCAATTGAACCGGATATCAATGAATTGGCCAAGGCCGACGTCAGCCTACATCAAAGTCGTGTTATTGCATACCGCATGGGACCCAAATATGATGCATGGTTCACCGCTTGCTTTGGTTTCGACACAGCTCTCGTCTTCATCGGCGATGGTCGACGCCCTGTGCTGGGAACATTCTCCCCCAAGTCTCAGGCTACTCCTCCGTCATGGCCAAtgctgcttctcaaccacCTTCTAGGAAAGAAAGCCACCGAGGACGATTGGATCACATTTACTGATTGTGCGCCCTACCTGTTCACCACAGAAGAATCTCTTAACAACGTCAAAGCCCGGCTATCGACATGCGACGTTGAATGA